The genomic segment tatatatatatatattcgtttAATTTACATCCAATAATTTATTTGTCTTGTTCATGTagccatattttttttataagaactTAAGAATATGGAGGAAGAACACCACGATTGACCTGAGGATGCTTAGGGGActtaaaatattgaatataaaTGCAATTTTGGAACTGCTGAGATGTGATATACATAATGAGGCGACAATTGGCACTGAAATTGGTCTTTATAAATCCGATCCTAGGCATTTGTCGAGACTGTTCAAGAAAGCATAAATTACCCACTGAAGGGTACATTGTCATGTGAAAgagtgggtttttttttttaatcttagaCTGCAGTCTTTAAATATTAATTGTATCCCAGTCTGTCTTTACTAAAAGGAATACACATTTCCTTCAATTCCCCTTGCTTGTACTACCTGATTAACAATTGTACCTGATGGATCATATCATCCACTGAACCATGTAGCAGTTACCCCTTGCTCTGTCACTTTCTTTTTCTTTAGGCGTTAACTTTATGCTGTTTTGAAAGACCCTCAAAACATATAAAGGACTGTTTTAGAAGCATCTAGATTGTATTAGTCAATTGATGTATGTTAATACCTGAAATAATGATGGAATCCTTTTCTGCATTGTATTAATTTTGTTCTCGTCTGCTTTTCCAGACTATTTTTGGCAACAGATGGATACATCTTTTGGGTGAAAAAGAGTTCTGGGAGCATGTTGGAGGAATTGATATTTCTCTGGTGCCTTCAAGTTTTGGACAACCAAATACACGAGTATGTATTCGGAGTAGAGAAGTCTTTTAGTTTTCTGTTTGAAATATCACCTTGAATGTGTTTTTCTAAGTCCATTGCCATCTATTTTCCACTTTCCtttccttttttcttttttcttttttcttttttctatcaaTCCATTGGGCTTTGCGTGCTATCATGAACCTTAAATCAGATTTCTGATACTATGCAGTACATAGTTCTGTAGCACTGACTTATATGTTATTGAAGTTGAATAATCTCTTTAGTGTCCGTCAATTTGGCAGGCTTTTGATTCTCTACTTCATAGATTACGAAAATACGTTTGTATTGGGGCATCAGTAGTTGACCTCTATGCTGGTGCTGGTTTCATTGGTTTATCTTTGGCTGCCACCAGAAAATGCAGGTGGGAACAGTGATTGATTCGGAAATTTTGGTTTGAAAACATGTGATTCAGCAGGTGCTGATTAAGTATGTAGTAATTAACAGGTCAGTAAAATGTGTGGAGGTTAACAAAGAATCGAAGCAATCATTTGAAAAGACTGCTTCTCGGTTACCTATAACCATGGACTGCAGTATAAGCTGGCATCATGCCGATGTTTCCAAGGTTCGTTGCAGACTTATTGTCATTTTGTCTCAATATACACTATAAATATGTTAGCAGTTTTCTCATCATAACTGGATATTCACAGATGCACATTTCAGAGAACTACGGTCATCTGACATAAACGCGTGTATACATGGTTGACATTAATTTGAAGAACTGATTAAATGTGGATAATCATTTTCTTTGGTAAAACTGCTGTTTATGATGATTGATCAGTGCATATGAACTCTTGAATTTATCACAATTTTGTCAGGAATCACTTCATTGGCTCTTGGGATCTGATGTTGTTATTGTTGATCCTCCACGCAAGGGATTGGACTCTTCTCTGGTCAGCGCATTGCAGTCTCTATCATTCATGAAGCTCAAAAATACTATAAGTGAGAGGTATGGTTGTGAGGGAAATCTCGGCTCTTAACAGCAGTTCTGAATTTGGATTTTGAGTTGAGCATCATGGTTTCAAATTTAAAAGCTTGTCTTTTTGCACCCCACCTTTATTTGCCATTTCAATTCCAGCAAAAAAGTTAAAAATGAGAAAAGACCTTGGGTACTACGGGAAAGAGAAACTTCAGGGCAGAGTCTAGGCCAAACAAAGGAAGCTGAGAGACAGTCACTACCAGAAACTCTTATATATATAAGCTGTGGATGGGATAGTTTCAAAGAGGTAAGGTATCCTATTCAAGATCTTCCCACTATTAACGAAGTATAAGTAATCTTATATCCCTTCATTTATGATCAGGATTGCATGTCATTGCTATCTACCAAGTCATGGCATTTGGAGAAAGCCCATGGTTTCAACTTTTTCCCTGGAACACAGaggtctctctctctctctcccccTCTccccctctctctctctcccccTCCTCTCCCTCTCCCTCCCACACAACATACGTCTATACCTTCTCCTCCTTACTCTATTGCCATGTCGGCAATGTGGAAACCAACCTTTAGCTGGTGTTTGCCAAATTTACATCTTATTAAATATGTTGTGTGATTTTCTTTCTGAATTATCACGCCTCAGTTTTATCTCTTGGTGGTCACCATTGTCAGTTGAATTTATCCTGATCTGTATTTGGGAATTAATTTCAGACTTCTGATGTGATATAGATATCTGTTATTGGATTAGcaataaataatgaaaatagaacatgaaaaaaaaaatgcttTTGCACCATATGCCATCTAACTTATTCTATGCCAAGAAGGAAAACCTAGAAAGTAAAAGAAACAGGATGTGAGAAGTTGGGGTCTCTGAAGGAGGGATGGTGTTGTGCTCCCCAAATAAACAAACAGAAAGATGAAGAACACGAAAGGAACTGAAATAATCGTATTACCAAAATGAAAACAACCCAGAATGAATCAACCTGTACAATGGTTTTCTCCCTAGCTAAGTGCTAGTCACTCTTTCCACGCAAATCTCTAACTGAATGCTCGCCTATACAATTCATCTCTATTATATACCTCCACCCACTTCACGTATATTTCTTTCTTGGTCTCCTATCATACACATTAGCAATCTTGGGCTTCCCATGTCCACTTCCACTTGGGATCTCATGACTTGATATCCCGGGCCCAATGACTCCGTGTTTTTCTCTATTGGGTCTGAATTCATAACAGGTGTGTATTGTTCTGGATCTATCAGATTTACACAGTGCTCCAATTTTGCCACACCGAGAAGTTCCAAGTATCGAATCATAGTCGAGCAAATAATTGCAGTCAAGCCTCGGCGTTTTGATATATTTGGGCTATCTTAGATAATTTACATGATAAGCGTATGTTTTTAATGCATTGACTGCTGACACATGCTTTTGATCTGAGTTATTTTCTGTTACCGTAAAGTGAGGCCTTTTTATGGATGCAGTATCGAAATCCTCGCTGTGTTCAAAAGAGGCGCAGGAGAAAATGTGAACCGAAAGAAAACCGCGAAAAAGAAAAGACATGCTTGACAGCTTGAGATGCATTTGAACATCTATATGCGGTGACAAGCATACTTGTTGACAGAGTTCTTGTGTAACATGTTTACTTTAAACTGCGAATGGACAAAAGATATCAGTTTGCTGTTGTGCATTACTTCTCAATGGATCAAGAGTATTCCTTGCTAAATGAATGAGTTCAACGATATGTCATGTATGATGAATTGATTATTGTCGAGATGATATTTTAATACAACAAATATTCTTTGCTATATTCTTGTGGATCTGGACAAAGAATGATCTGTTCAACAAAAATGGGATAATATAAGAATAATATAGTATTTCTGGATAGTGACACTCTTGTAGGGAGGACATCAATGCCCCTTTTTACTTTCCTTGGCCTTTTCCAGATGAGGGAAGGCGCTCAAAATATTTTGAGATCTCAAGTCTTGCCTTGTCAAAATTCCAACCACGGGAGACGCCTGTAAAATGTGAACAACTCATACATGTCACAGGACTCACATTCGGCAAGTGTGTCTACCATGTATTTTATGCAtcgttttttttccaaaaagtagaatttatttttttaccgaaaaccaaaaaaaaaggtTTAGTTCAATAATATCAGTAGTGCATCTTAAACTTACCCTAGCTGGTTGAAATTTAGGGAGAATGAGCAAGTGACGAAGCCCCACCTGCCGGAAAAGCACCAATGCCTTCGCCACCGACATGCTCTCAATTACTGTGAATGGGGTTGTGTTGGTCAAAGGGTGTAAGTCGACATACATCTCCATTTCATCATTTGTCAATGCTACCTCTTCAATATTACCCCAAGTTTCAGCTAAATCACTTGAGGTAAATTTATCTCTCACTTCCGATTCCTCTATCCGTCGTCTTTCTTGCAGGAAATACTTCTTTTTAAGCACTAACATAAGATGAGCTCTTAGGACCAGTCCATGCAGTTCAGCAGTCTCATTTGGTGAACTCACTACCTGTGGAACTGTTACTGTGTCCACAACTGGGAAACCATTGTGTGTGGAATTTCTCAGGATTTCCACTATACGACCAACCTTCTCAATTCCATTCAGGTTAATTACGGCTGGCTTGGCATCAACAAGCTCACCAACGGTAATATTTCTCATCCATGGCTCAGGTTTTGCGTCCAAGAAAGGCAGCTCTTTTAATTCTAATATTATCTCATAGATGCTTGGGTTGAAGCAGTCACCCACTGTTTTAGCAATTAGGAGAACTAACATTGTAATGGGTAGCAAGAGAAGGTTGTTGGTGAGCTCGAGAAATATGACACAAAGGGAAACAGTCATTCTCATCGAACCAGCCATAAGGGAAGCTGCCCCAAGAACGGCATAGAGCCCCTGATCTATATCTGTATATGTTCCCATGGCAACGCCAAGTATGCGACCATAAGCTGCACCCATTAGAATGATAGGGAGAAAGAGGCCTGATGGGACGGCAATGCCAAAGGTGATAAGTCCCAAAATGCAATACAGAGCAAAGTAGATAATGAGGGAAAAGATTTGGAATTCCGTTGGTGTGTTTATTGAGAAAATGCTGCGAACAGCATCATCATTTGTGGTTAGAAGAAGAGTAGCTAGGTCGTTATAGTATCCTTTTGGGCAGTTGAATTGCTTGAAGTTTCCTGTCCCGCCAGTTGTAGGACAGGAAGAACCCAGTATGGAGGAATCACAAGGTCGGCATTTCGCAAGAAAAGGAAGTCCATACATGCATACTGAAGTAAAAATGGAGACACTGAGACTAAGTAGTAGTTTATGCAATTTCCCCTTCCTGCAAAATAACCATAAAATACGTAGTTGAGGATCAGAGCCAACGGGAAAACTTGAATTTTCTGTTTGGGGAGTGAATGTGgttgtcataaaaaaaattacgtggTATTGTAGGCCCGAGACGAGCCACAGATCAGTTGCCTGTTTGTCCCATCTTACTGAGTTTACCATATTAAAATCTGGATAAAATCCACAAAATGATAGTAGgtagatatttaaaaaataggCTCTTACTTATTTATGACATTGTAGACCTTGAGGACCTGGTGGAGAACGTAATTGTATAGGCTTCCTAAAATGCCTCCAATCACTCCTATTACAGCCACAGGAATGAGGTCAACCGCATGGTATCTCACTGAAACGCCACTCACATCAAACATGATCAAGCCACCTTTACCAAATAACCCACAGTTCCCTGATTTACAATATTCAATGAATGCCCTGAGAACTACGACCACAACTGCTGTACTGAAAAATGTTCTCCAAAGAAGAGCACTTCTCCACCATGTTGCCACCTCTTCAAGAGCGAAGAGAACACCACCAACTGGGGCTCGGAAAGCAGCACATACTCCGGCTGAGGAACCACATGTGATCAGATCCCGCCGATCCCTGTCATTGTTGAAATATCTTAGCCAGCGCCATTTGAGGCGGTAATTACCCGAGCCACCCTGTCCTAAAAGAGAAGCAATGCAGGTCCCAATATGTACCAGAGGACCTTCTTTTCCAAGATCCAAGCCTGCAGCAACGGCTCCAATGCTTCCAATGATCTGTGTTCAAAAAGACATGCGAATAATAAATTGGAACTCAAATGCACTCTAATTTACTAGAATACTTTGAATCATTAATATTGTCTTGATATCAAGTTATCGACCATTCTAAACGACTATCtatgttttaaataattaataaatgatGCACGAACCAATCAAAATTCAGGATCAATTTCCGAACACGGGTATGAAACCGCATTCGCAATCCATACTctctaaaaatatttatagcTGGCACCTAGGATGATCCCCACTCCCCCCAAATTTGTGCTCAAAAAGGTTTTTTTATAGGCTTGACTTGTTAGTAATTGCATCGTTAACTTGTAAGATAGTTACCTATAGCATCAAAATAATCAGAGGATAAAGAAAAGAATAAATGCCAAGAACCATTCTGAAATTGGTAAATATGGTGGTGCTCGAAGTGAATGCTTCTTTTTGTAAACCGGAACGACTATAAGACCTTATCAAGGACATATTCTAATGCGGACCGAGTGTCCCTGATTATCTGGCTCAAGATTTAAATTTGTGAAGGTGATGATCGGATCAGTCGTTCGGTAATTACGAGGCAAAACATGTTAAGTAATAGATTGGTAATGTTCGATTGGTGCACCTTAACAATCAACGTTGTGGCACCAAACATGTTAGGGGTGTCAATTCCATTCAGATAAGCTTTAATTTCAGGAATTCCAGGACCAGCTGCTGTAGGTGCAAAACAAACACACAGAACGGCAGCCACCAATGTTAGAAATAAATTTGCTCCGGCCAAATAGATGAATCCCATCAAGTACCTACATCCATCAGATTATGAACTTTTCACGGTCATATACTGATATAAGCAAGCAACTATACCACACTGATTCATTGATCAGCACACATGCCATTTACAATTTCGTTTTGCAGTGGCAAAGGTTGATGAGGCTGTACCTTTCCTGGTCGATGTATTTAACCACGGCAAGAAGTTTGTACCCTGCAATATTTTCAACTGCGAGATTGATAAGAGAGGCAATTAATCCGGTCAGAAGCCCGACGAGGAATGCCAGCAACCATTTAAAGAAGATATACTGCAGTACTTGGACTTTCGATCTGCTTCTCCAGTCGTGCTTGAAAAGATCGTTTTCGTTGATCCTAAATCAAGAAACAGTTAGTTTCCACACCCATTAAGGATTTTGTCATTACTTTTCATTGGAAATAAAGAGAAGAGCAGTTTTGTGTATTGGTATTACTCGTAGTCCAAGCTCTCTATGTGAGAAACTTTGGCTCCAACCATGGCAAGTGGATTCGAAGAAAGGGTTCGATTTCTTTTGAGCAGAGGGATTCGAAGTGGGTTGCTTTCAGGGTCTGTttcttcatcatcttcttgcCTTTCAATGAATGTTTCCTCTGCTCCTGCTGACTTGTTATTCTCCTCCATCAGCAGATTCTCACTTTCCTGTTCCGATGATGAAAAAGGTGACTCCTGTCCCTAGATTCTTGGAATAGAGTTGATGAAAATTGGACTTGAATCAGGCGCTGCACATATTCAGGTTTGTCTTCTTGTAGCAAGCAATGCAAGGTAGGCtcgtatttttttataaataaatgtgCGAATAAGGATGATGCTTTGTTGGAGGGTTATCTTTTATATCAAGCTACGTATTTTTTATATTGTGTTATTTTATAGGAATaattatgattttaattttattcaccCATGTTCATGATGGTTACTTGGTCACGACAAAATTTTAATATGCTGTCATGATATCAGCATATTTAAAAACAAGTATTGGAAGCAAAATATCTGTCTGAGTTGAAATCGATTAAAATTATTCGAACATGATGTTGGATAAATAGATGCCAGTTGGTTTTACAACTAATCATCCAATTCCAGGTAATGTTTCTCTTTTTTGACATTTGTggttttaaaatgttaaaatgtgAATTAggataaaatatgaaatgatTATAATTATGTTTTTGGAGGATATCGGAATTTGAGGGAAGAATATAAATTATGAACATGTGATAACTTTGTTTTTTTtgtctgaaaaaaaaaaatgaaggattGAAACGAGATGGTCGAGTTTGTTTTCATTTCCAGATACGACATTCGTCTGGTAATTGAGCCTAACATAGCCTGGCTTTCTTTACCTATATTTGCTTTGTTTTCTTACtatagttttctttatttttgggttgtggATTAAAAATTCCATTTAAAGAGTTAATTTAAAAGAATATAAATGAAATATGTCTTAAAATTGATGATATAAAATATTAGATTTTGGCTTTTAACAAAGGGGAGTTGATGAAAAATCTccaattaaaatatttctttggGTTCACTTTCtatccacaaaattgtggtactatgtcatacaaaatgtggtacacttcatgtgaaatgtggtactaaaaaaatatccaaagattgaacacaaaaaaaatcgacAATCGAAGAGTGAAAGCCAATTTCCCGTTCTAACAATTACTCAGACTATATAAATCTGCGGATTCAAAAATTACCTAACCAATCAGAGTTTTGGCtgatgaattttattttaagtccaGTGGGGCCGGCTTCCGATACGTAACTTTGCAATGATTGATTCCTTTCAATCGAAAAAAGGAGGggggaaaaagaaaaaaagaatacGAAAACGAGAAGAACCAAGATTTGATATCCAAATCCTACCTGATCCATTAGGCTAGCAAAGTAATAATCACACTATTACGTATAACAAAGATGAATTTCATAGGATTATCCTAAATCATGTGGCTTATAAAGAAACATGTGTAATAGTTGAACTTAAAAAATGAAACTGGTCACATACACATGATGGAGTAGGAGGGGGGTGGGGGAAGTAAATGTCCTTTTCTTgtgatattaattaattttttaaggcAGGAACCATGTGGAATATGGGCTCAATTTGCTCTCACACTTGTCCTATGTGTCAAGTTGGACAAGAATACCGTGGAGAGATCCAAGGGTGCAAAGATAAGCGACCTTTGGAATGGTTGAAGAGCCATTTTATCCACATACCAAAACACGTGTTTTACTTGATCCATCCATCTTTCTGGTGTAGAAATTATTGAGCAATCAGTATATGGTTGGTTGCTCGTGTATTTCAACTTCCTTTGGGTTTTTACATTGGTCGGTGCTAATTATTCGGGTGAGTTTACAAGAATCACGGGTTTCATGTGAAGATTATTGATaggtttattaatttttttgtagcCAGCCATAGGACTAGTTGGGAGGAAGATCACTCTTGGTTCATCTCTCTTTTCAAATTTAATGATCGTCGCCTGAATAGACAATCTTTTTTAATCTAGAATTCAGGTTATGTCTCTTTCTTTGCGTAAAATCACAGGCCTCTCCTTTCAAATGGAAAGATTGAGTAAATCGATCATGGGTTTCTTGGCTTTACTGTAGGGGTGATTGTAAAGAGTCACAACAATTTTTCATGTGCTTCTACGGCTCTTTGATCAATATGGGTTCCACGTGATTTATGTGGGGATCCGAGGGTTGTGTTCCACGATGTATTGTTGTAAAAAAATGTATAAGATTTTTACCCTAAAAAACCTCCCCCGGAATGAATCCATGTCTGTCCTTTCAAATGGACTGGATTGGATAAATTttaggctacgtttggttgAAGGATAgagtaaactaatgattagtacgtaaatgataaagaaaatgattgtgataggattgtaatatatgttgtaaaataatattatgtttggtaagatttttaagtgtaggattattttgaatt from the Primulina eburnea isolate SZY01 chromosome 3, ASM2296580v1, whole genome shotgun sequence genome contains:
- the LOC140826548 gene encoding chloride channel protein CLC-b, which codes for MEENNKSAGAEETFIERQEDDEETDPESNPLRIPLLKRNRTLSSNPLAMVGAKVSHIESLDYEINENDLFKHDWRSRSKVQVLQYIFFKWLLAFLVGLLTGLIASLINLAVENIAGYKLLAVVKYIDQERYLMGFIYLAGANLFLTLVAAVLCVCFAPTAAGPGIPEIKAYLNGIDTPNMFGATTLIVKIIGSIGAVAAGLDLGKEGPLVHIGTCIASLLGQGGSGNYRLKWRWLRYFNNDRDRRDLITCGSSAGVCAAFRAPVGGVLFALEEVATWWRSALLWRTFFSTAVVVVVLRAFIEYCKSGNCGLFGKGGLIMFDVSGVSVRYHAVDLIPVAVIGVIGGILGSLYNYVLHQVLKVYNVINKKGKLHKLLLSLSVSIFTSVCMYGLPFLAKCRPCDSSILGSSCPTTGGTGNFKQFNCPKGYYNDLATLLLTTNDDAVRSIFSINTPTEFQIFSLIIYFALYCILGLITFGIAVPSGLFLPIILMGAAYGRILGVAMGTYTDIDQGLYAVLGAASLMAGSMRMTVSLCVIFLELTNNLLLLPITMLVLLIAKTVGDCFNPSIYEIILELKELPFLDAKPEPWMRNITVGELVDAKPAVINLNGIEKVGRIVEILRNSTHNGFPVVDTVTVPQVVSSPNETAELHGLVLRAHLMLVLKKKYFLQERRRIEESEVRDKFTSSDLAETWGNIEEVALTNDEMEMYVDLHPLTNTTPFTVIESMSVAKALVLFRQVGLRHLLILPKFQPARASPVVGILTRQDLRSQNILSAFPHLEKAKESKKGH
- the LOC140826550 gene encoding uncharacterized protein isoform X1, whose product is MAAHISLISLAPFPSSLSPTFFNRLETRRFSSRESSSSLSSLSQNPSQNPLPSSSSVLHCPHFESCSGCSHEYNLHQPPILGEASDFFKNIGVADFTFESRRTWGWRCRAKLAVRGTSAKPFIGLYEEGTHNVVDIPECKAHHPSINLAVDLLKRAMFELNIEPYDEDQGTGELRYVQLAVTTYDTSLPTRERYKNGKVQVALVWNSRDESSPNSEKLNALARYLWMNGGPEKKVHLIHSVWANFQISTNNTIFGNRWIHLLGEKEFWEHVGGIDISLVPSSFGQPNTRAFDSLLHRLRKYVCIGASVVDLYAGAGFIGLSLAATRKCRSVKCVEVNKESKQSFEKTASRLPITMDCSISWHHADVSKESLHWLLGSDVVIVDPPRKGLDSSLVSALQSLSFMKLKNTISESKKVKNEKRPWVLRERETSGQSLGQTKEAERQSLPETLIYISCGWDSFKEDCMSLLSTKSWHLEKAHGFNFFPGTQSIEILAVFKRGAGENVNRKKTAKKKRHA
- the LOC140826550 gene encoding uncharacterized protein isoform X2 — encoded protein: MAAHISLISLAPFPSSLSPTFFNRLETRRFSSRESSSSLSSLSQNPSQNPLPSSSSVLHCPHFESCSGCSHEYNLHQPPILGEASDFFKNIGVADFTFESRRTWGWRCRAKLAVRGTSAKPFIGLYEEAHHPSINLAVDLLKRAMFELNIEPYDEDQGTGELRYVQLAVTTYDTSLPTRERYKNGKVQVALVWNSRDESSPNSEKLNALARYLWMNGGPEKKVHLIHSVWANFQISTNNTIFGNRWIHLLGEKEFWEHVGGIDISLVPSSFGQPNTRAFDSLLHRLRKYVCIGASVVDLYAGAGFIGLSLAATRKCRSVKCVEVNKESKQSFEKTASRLPITMDCSISWHHADVSKESLHWLLGSDVVIVDPPRKGLDSSLVSALQSLSFMKLKNTISESKKVKNEKRPWVLRERETSGQSLGQTKEAERQSLPETLIYISCGWDSFKEDCMSLLSTKSWHLEKAHGFNFFPGTQSIEILAVFKRGAGENVNRKKTAKKKRHA